The following are encoded together in the Pedobacter steynii genome:
- a CDS encoding PepSY-associated TM helix domain-containing protein, which produces MSHLNFKKIIRFLHLWLGLISGLVVFVLGLTGSIYAFADEIKEWIYKDRLYVEVPAGASHLPLSQLLPLAEQAMGKEHKISRGELSLEKGRTYMFRALKLNREAFGYWNYYDYYYKVYLNPYTGQVIYKENAKNEFFTVVLALHMNLLMGDRVGHFIVQWSVVCFVVLLLSGVVLWWPKKWKRKQLKKSFKVKWDAKFKRLNYDLHNVTGFYSFLILMIIALTGLMWSFELTTEKKSKVFSDTTRMVDVMPADRILDQALKASPETAYFLYNFPAAKSGTVNVSAYQSEMNLYDKVQYRFDRYSGALLQKGLEFNKQALGSRLISMNYDLHTGSVLGLTGKVLAFFAGLVAAALPLTGFLIWWKKGKK; this is translated from the coding sequence GTGTCACATTTAAATTTTAAGAAAATCATACGCTTTTTACACCTCTGGCTCGGATTAATTTCCGGGCTGGTGGTATTTGTGCTCGGACTTACCGGCTCAATTTATGCCTTTGCTGACGAAATCAAGGAATGGATTTATAAAGACAGGCTCTATGTAGAGGTTCCGGCCGGTGCTTCACATTTGCCCCTAAGTCAGTTGCTGCCGCTGGCGGAACAGGCGATGGGAAAGGAGCATAAGATTTCCCGTGGAGAGCTCTCCCTGGAAAAGGGGCGTACCTATATGTTCCGGGCCCTGAAGCTCAACCGGGAAGCTTTTGGCTACTGGAATTATTATGATTATTATTATAAAGTATACCTGAACCCATATACCGGGCAGGTAATCTATAAAGAAAACGCAAAGAATGAGTTTTTTACTGTAGTGCTGGCTTTGCATATGAATCTGCTGATGGGCGATCGTGTCGGACATTTCATTGTGCAATGGTCGGTTGTTTGCTTTGTTGTTTTACTGCTTTCAGGTGTGGTGTTGTGGTGGCCAAAAAAGTGGAAACGAAAGCAACTAAAGAAGAGTTTTAAGGTCAAATGGGATGCGAAATTTAAGAGGCTGAATTATGATTTACATAATGTAACCGGCTTTTATAGTTTCCTGATTCTGATGATAATTGCTTTAACCGGATTGATGTGGTCTTTCGAACTGACGACCGAAAAGAAGTCAAAGGTATTTTCTGATACCACGCGGATGGTTGATGTGATGCCGGCAGACCGGATTTTGGATCAGGCATTAAAAGCCTCTCCGGAGACCGCTTATTTTTTATACAATTTTCCTGCTGCTAAAAGCGGAACAGTGAATGTGTCGGCCTATCAAAGCGAAATGAATTTATATGATAAGGTGCAATACAGGTTTGACCGGTACAGCGGAGCATTGCTGCAAAAAGGGCTGGAATTTAACAAGCAGGCTTTAGGTTCCCGGCTAATCTCCATGAACTATGACCTGCACACGGGAAGTGTATTGGGACTTACCGGAAAAGTGCTGGCTTTTTTTGCCGGACTGGTAGCTGCAGCCTTGCCGCTTACCGGCTTTTTGATCTGGTGGAAAAAGGGTAAGAAGTAG
- a CDS encoding serine hydrolase domain-containing protein, whose translation MSKTLLKFIAPFILLIAFLSPGAVSGQISVDSIYTILKNEVANKRSKSIIVGIVDANGRHIVSAGVLSDKDHRLPDGNTEYEIGSITKVVTGIMMADMSLKKQLKLSDPLLKFLPELINPRSNRIREISLLSLLTHTSGFPRFPDNSYPNDLENPYADYTLKQLYDYVSRFQPASEPGSSFQYSNTGYSLLGQALSKVSGKDYETLVKEQICVPLKMTSTVITLTPAIRSNMAIGHNAYGQPVANWDMPAVAANGALRSNVNDMLNFVEANLGLMKSDLYPAMELSHVKQLRKGDDNAFITLGWTLFDDNDKQIQEYASCSSYGIGSHVAPKKSTSQH comes from the coding sequence ATGTCTAAAACCCTCTTGAAATTCATAGCTCCCTTTATATTGCTAATCGCCTTCCTGAGTCCAGGCGCTGTATCGGGACAAATATCTGTGGATAGCATTTACACGATCCTAAAAAACGAAGTTGCGAATAAGCGGAGTAAGAGCATTATTGTTGGAATTGTTGATGCCAATGGCAGACATATCGTTAGTGCAGGAGTATTAAGCGATAAAGACCATCGTTTACCGGATGGCAATACGGAGTACGAAATTGGTTCGATCACAAAAGTAGTTACCGGAATCATGATGGCTGATATGAGCTTAAAGAAACAGCTCAAATTAAGCGACCCGCTTTTGAAATTTCTACCGGAACTGATTAATCCCCGAAGTAACAGGATAAGAGAGATTAGCCTGTTGAGTTTACTTACCCATACCTCAGGATTCCCACGCTTTCCGGATAACAGTTACCCCAATGATCTGGAAAACCCTTATGCAGATTATACCCTTAAACAATTGTATGATTATGTATCCAGGTTTCAGCCTGCCAGTGAACCAGGTTCCTCATTTCAGTATTCCAATACCGGCTATTCGCTGCTGGGACAGGCACTCAGTAAAGTGTCTGGCAAGGATTATGAAACCCTGGTAAAGGAGCAGATCTGTGTACCTCTAAAAATGACCAGTACGGTGATTACCTTAACACCCGCAATAAGAAGTAATATGGCGATCGGGCATAATGCCTATGGACAACCTGTTGCGAATTGGGATATGCCGGCAGTAGCGGCTAATGGTGCACTAAGGTCTAACGTAAATGATATGTTAAACTTTGTTGAGGCGAACTTAGGGTTGATGAAGTCTGATTTGTACCCGGCGATGGAATTGTCTCATGTTAAACAGTTAAGAAAAGGTGATGATAATGCCTTTATCACCTTAGGATGGACGCTGTTTGACGACAATGATAAGCAAATACAGGAATACGCAAGCTGCAGTTCCTATGGTATAGGCAGCCATGTCGCTCCAAAGAAATCCACGTCCCAGCACTAA
- a CDS encoding DUF2809 domain-containing protein, whose amino-acid sequence MKSQNSNLRSRLNYALLLITVIILGILSRKTTIIPLITGDILYAIMMFFLIRFLFIRLNYLKAALISLTICYLIELSQLYHVAWIDQIRNTSLGALVLGRGFLWSDMAAYTIGTAACVFLYLLIIVVKQRPS is encoded by the coding sequence ATGAAATCGCAGAACAGCAACCTTAGGAGCAGGCTTAACTATGCTTTATTATTGATTACTGTAATTATTTTAGGTATCCTATCCAGAAAAACAACTATTATTCCTTTAATCACAGGTGATATACTCTATGCGATAATGATGTTTTTTCTCATCAGATTTCTGTTCATCAGGTTAAATTATCTTAAAGCTGCTTTAATCAGTTTGACAATATGTTACCTAATTGAACTTAGCCAGCTCTATCATGTGGCCTGGATAGACCAGATTAGGAATACCAGTTTAGGCGCATTAGTGCTGGGACGTGGATTTCTTTGGAGCGACATGGCTGCCTATACCATAGGAACTGCAGCTTGCGTATTCCTGTATTTGCTTATCATTGTCGTCAAACAGCGTCCATCCTAA
- a CDS encoding TfoX/Sxy family protein — translation MAYDDQLANRVRELLSDRNDVTEKEMFSGVCFMVDEKMCICISGVELLCRIGAEKVETELENGNCRNMMNNGRVMKDYVYVEELAFDQPQKLRYWVDLCLDFNPKAKASKKKKKP, via the coding sequence ATGGCATACGATGATCAATTGGCCAACCGGGTCCGGGAACTACTTTCCGATCGTAACGATGTGACTGAAAAAGAAATGTTCAGTGGTGTATGTTTTATGGTGGATGAAAAGATGTGCATCTGCATCTCGGGTGTAGAACTGCTATGTCGCATTGGTGCGGAAAAAGTAGAAACGGAACTGGAAAATGGCAATTGCCGGAACATGATGAATAATGGCCGGGTGATGAAAGATTATGTATACGTAGAAGAGCTGGCATTTGATCAACCACAGAAACTTCGGTACTGGGTGGACCTTTGCCTCGATTTTAATCCAAAAGCCAAAGCAAGCAAGAAAAAAAAGAAACCATGA
- a CDS encoding 3-keto-disaccharide hydrolase, with translation MKLKISLSLFVSLTFLFVNQSSAQKGWIQLFNGKNLKDWNIKISKHDYNENYANTFRVEEGLIKVNYEGYGDFDQQYGHIFYRKPFSFYLLRVTYRFVGEQAKGGEGWALRNSGAMLHCQAPETMLKDQDFPISIEAQILGGDGTHIRPTSNLCTPGTQVVYEGKLFTPHCLDSKSKTYAGDQWVTAEFLVLGDSVIKHIIDKEVVLEYTKPQIGGGNVANYDPKMKENGKALTGGYIALQSESHPIEFKKVSLFNLAPYQKDKQKLAKMIAKLLAQTN, from the coding sequence ATGAAACTAAAAATCAGCCTGTCACTCTTTGTATCCTTAACCTTTTTATTCGTAAACCAGTCCTCCGCTCAAAAAGGCTGGATTCAACTGTTTAACGGCAAAAACCTGAAAGACTGGAATATTAAAATTTCCAAACATGATTATAACGAGAACTATGCTAATACATTTCGTGTAGAAGAAGGACTGATAAAGGTAAATTACGAAGGGTATGGAGATTTTGATCAGCAATATGGTCATATTTTTTACCGCAAACCATTTTCCTTTTACCTGTTAAGAGTCACCTATCGTTTTGTTGGAGAACAAGCCAAAGGGGGAGAGGGATGGGCTTTACGGAACAGTGGGGCCATGCTACATTGTCAGGCTCCTGAAACCATGTTAAAAGACCAGGATTTTCCAATTTCTATAGAAGCACAAATCCTGGGGGGTGATGGTACACACATTCGTCCCACCAGCAACCTTTGTACACCGGGTACACAAGTTGTTTATGAAGGGAAATTATTTACCCCGCATTGTTTAGATTCTAAATCAAAAACTTATGCCGGCGACCAGTGGGTTACCGCTGAATTTCTGGTGTTGGGTGATTCAGTGATTAAACACATCATCGATAAGGAAGTGGTGCTCGAGTATACAAAACCTCAGATAGGTGGAGGAAACGTAGCGAATTATGATCCTAAAATGAAAGAGAATGGCAAAGCTTTAACAGGGGGGTATATTGCCTTGCAGAGCGAAAGTCATCCTATTGAATTTAAAAAAGTAAGTCTTTTTAATTTAGCGCCTTATCAAAAAGACAAGCAGAAGTTAGCGAAAATGATAGCTAAGCTTTTAGCACAAACAAACTGA
- a CDS encoding DoxX family membrane protein has protein sequence MKIVKTVLCILFGLMFVNAGLNKFLNYMPMPEMTAEQMKLMEAFVKISWLMPLIGAIEIIGGLLFMLPKFRALGAIVILPVTVGIVMHNAIFEPSGLAIALPFFLINLWIIGDNWNKYKPMISDYKS, from the coding sequence ATGAAAATCGTAAAAACTGTACTATGTATCCTTTTCGGTCTGATGTTTGTCAATGCCGGATTAAACAAATTCCTTAATTACATGCCTATGCCGGAAATGACGGCCGAGCAAATGAAACTAATGGAAGCTTTTGTTAAGATTTCCTGGTTGATGCCATTAATCGGCGCAATTGAAATCATTGGAGGGCTGTTGTTTATGTTACCAAAGTTCAGAGCCCTTGGCGCCATTGTTATTTTACCGGTTACCGTAGGTATTGTCATGCACAATGCCATTTTCGAGCCATCAGGCCTGGCCATCGCCCTGCCATTTTTTCTGATCAACCTATGGATCATCGGAGACAACTGGAACAAATATAAACCTATGATCAGTGACTACAAATCATAG